The nucleotide sequence CAAATATCATCTTTTGGGAAAAAAGTACAGCCCTACTTAGAGCTGCTTTATCATTTTTGAGAATAGAAAGTGAACTGAACAAAATGGGAATTAGCGGTCCTAAAAGAACTCCAACAGCTACAGTAAAAAGATTTTTACTGGTTACATATAATCCCAAACTGGTAGACGACAAATATTTGGTAATTAAAAACGTATCTAACAACACGGGCACCCATACAAGAAGAGATTCAAAAGTGCTCCAAATCCCCTTTGAAAGAATGTATTTCAAGATATCCAAGTTGAAATAAAATCTTGGCTTCCATTTAGACTTTTTCCAGAGAACAATGGTAGTTGCAAAGGAACCGAATACGTTCCCCCATACTATCGCCCAAAATCCCGCTCCCATAAAGGCTAGAGGAATTGAAACGATAGCTGGCGTACAAACGGTAACTAATCGAATATAAAATAACGATTTAAAATCTAAAAACTTTTTTTTGATGGCACTTTGGATAGATGAAAGGGAGAAAAATATGACTTCTAGTGACATAACTTGAAGGATAACCGAAGCTCCTGGTTCCCCATAAAGTTCTGCAATTGGACTTGAAAAGAAAAAAAGGATTAGAAAAACAATAATTCCCATTGCTATATTGAACCAAAAGCTGACATTATATAATTGATTCAAGTATTTTTCAGTGCCACTTTCTTGAATAATCACTTTACTCATGCCCATATCACTAATGACCGTTACTAAACCTAATATAACTGTAGCTACAGCAACCAAACCAAAGTCTTTCGGTGAAAGGAGCATTGTCATCACAAGAAAAAGCAGCGGCCCTATTGTCTTAGCGACAATTTCAGATAAAAAAGACCAAAAAGATGCTTTCGCAATGTTGTTATAGAGATTGATTTCAAACATCTCCCCTCAGTTTCCCTATGTTACCCTTTGTACTTTCTTATTTCAGTAAAATTAATCATTTAATTCTATTACTTCTCCATTCTTTACTTGTTCCTGGTGAGAGAATGACAGTACTTTTTCATAGATGTCTATATGCATTTGCATGATAACCTTTGGAGAAAAAATTTTCTCGAATTGCCCTCTTACTTCTTCTCTATTTAACTTTTCTTCATAAGCCGCTACTAAAGAATTTCTTATTTCTTTAATATTTCGCGGATCAATTTGTTTGCAATACTTTTCTATCCCAGTTTCCAATATAGGCAAATCTTTTGCTATCACTAAGTTAGCTCCTGCCATACCTCCTTCAATAGCAACTGTTCCCATTGTTTCTTGAAATGAAGGCATGACCACTACCTTAGCACTACAAAAAGCAGAAGATAGCAATGGATCAGAGGCGTCCAACCAACCTAAGAAATGCATGTTGTCCGTTGCCTCTTTTTTACATTCCTCATAATAGTTCTGATTATTATGATCTTCTCCTCCAATAAAAACTATTGGAATATCTGACCCCTTCATTGCCTTAATTACGTTTAGTTGATTTTTATTTTGATCAAACCGAGCAACTTGAAGAATAAAATCTTTCTTTGATGAAATTCGTTGTTGAATAAGTGAGGGATCAGCATCTTTTGCATTGACTAACGGAATGTCCGGAATAACGGATATTTTTTTTCTATCTACTTTGTAAACCTTAGCAATGAACTCGGCTTCTTTTTTTGTTTCTGTAATAACTGCATCTGCTAATCCAAGCATTTCTTTATATTTACTGTATCCTGTATGAATCGGTAACAACTTGGTTAACCATAAATTTGCAGAAATAATCCATTTTTTGTCCACTTGTAAAATAGTAGAAATGATAATAGGAACTCTACTACTTTTAGCAGTGGCTGCCAAAGCATAATTTTCCTCAGATAGGCGAAAAATATGAAGCACATCATAGTTTGTTAATTTATCTTCCCATTTATTAAAAAAATCAATAGTTATATTTTTTTGCTGTAATCCTTCATATAATAATTTAATTTTGGCATTAACGCCTCCGGCTACGTTTTGCTTTACAGTACTATAGCTTTCAAACAGAATTTTCAAAGGCTTTCTTTCCTTTCTTTCTATCGTTGCTTCGGAAGTAGACTACTCTACTATCATTCCAAACTATTGATAGGTACTTTATTCCAAAAAAGAGAAAAAGCCAGAACCAAGGTTCCTTTAAATAAATTGAACTGAAAATCAACTTTGGAAAACTTGAAGAGATAAAGAGGATTCCTATAATCTTGTTATAGCCAGTCGAATGGAATAGAATTTTCCATAAAGAGCGAGTAATCAACAAGATAAAAAAGAGCAAACCTATAAAACCATATTGGATTAAAACATCTAGAAAAAAATTATGAGTATAATCCTGCGAACGAGAAACATTATTATAGGCACCGGTACCAAATCCGATTAGCGGACGTTCCGTAATCATTTGATAAGCATCTTGCCATATCATGTCTCTTCCAGACAAGATGGAAATCGAAGATCCCGACAATGCTTCCTTTACAGATTGTAAAGAGTAACTATAATATCCTCGCTTAGTTGTAAATTCTATCAATACATCAATAATCTTCATCATATTAAAGGAAACGAAAAGGACAGCAAGTCCTGAGTAAAAATACAAAAGAATAACTTTAAGATCTTTTTTATTCATCAAAATATTCATAAGTAATATAAAACAAACAACTGATAAAACAGCACCCTTATTAGCGAAAACTATAATTAGGATAAAACAACAAACCTCTAATATTAGCACCCATCTAATTTTAAAAAAGCGCCGTCCAATATATAATCCGAAGTATGCAGGCATAGCCATTCCGTACCCATATGACATATAATCGCCAAAAATAGAATACTCATTAAAAGGGTCTAAACCATACGCAATAAAAATGATGATTGAAAAATTAACATAGTATTTCAGCATCTTTTCATGGTCTTTTACTTGAGCATAAAGCAGAATCGGAATGACTCCAAAAATAGCAAAGTCATATATAACTAAAAAAATAAATGTATTGTGTCTTAATATTATATCCAGCATAAAAATTAGCATCATCGTACTGACAAAAGGAATCCACTTGAATACTTTGCTATTATCTATTCTCCAAAAAAGGTTATATATGATCGATAAGCATACGATGATTAAAGTTACAATAAACAGGATGATGGTGCTGTAATCTTGAAAAACCCCAAGAACTGGTTTCAATAATGTGAAACTCCATAAATAAAATATAAGTAAAAATTCATTTATATTTTTTTTAATCTCCACGATGAGCAACACTTCCTAATAAAAATCTTATATAGGAAAAGAAATATTGAATAATTTTGCGAGTAAAATTCATAGGACTCCAGAAAACGAAACGCATGTATACTTTCATCGCTTTTGTTACATAGCCTTTACTAATATGATCCCAAAAAACAGGTACATAATGTTTTGTGTAAAGTTCTTTCTTAAATCCAGGGGTTTTAAAGTCAATTTCTTTTATAATTTGCTCGAATTGATTAAAAAATTTAAGCTTTAATTCTTCTAGCTCATTACCATGCAAATGATTTTCTCCTTCATTGACGCCAGTTACAACAAGACATTCCTGATTCCTTCCTAACTTGAATACTTTAAGAAATCTTAATAAAAATTCGTAATCTTGATGTCTTCTATAAGATTCTGTGAATCCATTTATTGCTTGAATAGCATCTTTGTAAAACATAAGAGTAGAGGTGGTTGGCGAGAATTCCATTAATAATATAGCCTTTGACAAGTCTCCTTCCTGCGGAGGAGGAACTTCTTTTCCTCTAGTAATTCTTCCACAGCACACTCCTTGTATAGTTGGGTTCTCCATCAAATAGTAGACATCTTTTTCAATCTTTTCTGGTAAATAATAATCGTCATCGTCCAAATAACTGATAATAGTACCGCGGCTATTCTTGACTCCGGTATTTCTGGCTGCTGCTCCATTTTTATTTTTATTATGCTTTACATAAACCACATTCTCGTTAAGCGTATATTGAGACATTAATTGTTCTGTTTCTAACCGAGCTTCTGTACTTGGATTGTTATCATCAACTACTACAACCTCAATATGTGGATAGGTTTGAGATAACGCTGATTCAATGGACCGTTTTAATTTTTCTGGCCTTCCATAGGTTGGAATTACAATACTAACTAGGACATTGTTTATTGGTACTTCCATCTTTACCACCTCCTAAATAATCGTTTCTTCCCTTCCACATCTCTTGAACTGCTTGAAAGAATGTAAAGGTTGAACTGTATAAACGATATTTCCTAATGGCAAACTGCAAAATAAGCAGCCATGAATACTTATTACTTAGGGCTGTAAATATAGCTCCACGATCATAAAAGAATTTTTTATCAAAACCATTAAACCAAGTAGAGGCTCCACTAAAATCAACAGTTAGTAAATAAGACGGATCAAAGTGTATAGCGAGATTTTTCTTCAAGCACTCAAATAAGAAGAGATGTTCTTCTCCGGACTTGTATAACAATGAACCAGAACCGAAATCTTCATTAAATTTGATGCCATGTTGTTTAATAGATTTACGCCTGAAAGTAATTTGACAAGAACTTACTCGCAACGCATTTAAATACCCTAACTTTTTTTTCTTTGCAAAGAAACTTTTTTCCGATTGACCTTTCGAGTGATACGCAAAAACTACAACATCTGCCTCGGGATTGTCTCGGTAGGCCTTCTCGATCATTCCATTGCTTTCTTCATTATAAAAAAAATCGTCGTCGCAAATAACGCATATATCACCTAGAGCATTTTCGATAGCTAAATTGCGGCTTTTACTTAATCCTCTTTCCTGAGTTGAAATTCTTCTGAGTGTGCAATCATCCATCTGAATCTCTGATTTCTCTTCATAATCGGTTTGATTTATGAGAAGGGCATCTGATTTAATATTCGACTTTTTAACAATAGAAAAATCTTTTTGATTCATTGCTGAGATAAGAAATTCTACTTTCAATTTATCCATCAAATTATCATCCCCTTCTTAAAACCTATTTGATTTTTGAATTACAAGCGATAAAATTTATCGACTTTCGACCTAACTTTTTAATTCTGTAAAGTTTCTACAACTTCTTAAAATGTTAAAGAGCAATAGTTAAGATAGAGTTAAGAACAAAGCAAAGATATAATTTATTTAAATTGCTTTAAATATGAGCATTTTATAGGAATATTTATTTAAATCCTCATTTTAAAAACTAAAAATTCAGATAATTAAAGTGATAATAATAGTATTGTTATATCTCATTAGCTTAAAACTTTTTCAACATGTTTTTGCTTTGGAATACAGGCTTTGGAAATTGCGCTTAGTTGACTATTTCGTACCAAGTTTCCTAGCATCAATAGTCATCACAAGTTTAGTTTACTCTTCCCTTGGTTTTAATCCCTGCTAAATAAATCTCTTGTATAAATTTTATCTTTTACTTCAAGCAAATCATCTGATATCCGATTTGCGACAATGACATCGGAAATTTTTTTAAACTCATTAAAATCCCTGATTACTTTAGAATTAAAGAATGTATTTTCATCAAGAGTTGGCTCATAAACAATTACTTCAATTCCTTTTGCCTTTAAGCGTTTCATTACTCCTTGAATAGCAGACTGTCTGAAATTGTCTGAATCCATTTTCATGGTAAGTCGATAGATTCCAATTGTATTAGGGTTTAGCTTGCTAATCATATCAGCGATATGATCTTTTCTCGTTCTGTTTGCATCTACTATTGCTGTCATAATATTGTTGGGGACATTTTCGTAATTAGCCAATAGTTGTTTAGTATCTTTGGGTAAGCAGTATCCTCCGTAGCCAAAAGAAGGATTATTGTAATGATTACCTATTCTAGGATCCAAACCTATACCATCAATTATTTGTTTAGTATTTAAACCTCTAATTTCTGCATAAGAATCTAGTTCATTAAAAAATGCGATTCTCATCGCCAAGTAAGTATTTGCAAATAATTTAATAGCCTCCGCTTCGGTTGAACTTGTAAATAGTACATCAATGTTTTCTTTAATTGCACCTTTCACTAATAAATCAGCGAAAATTTTAGCCCTCATAGACTGTTCTCCTACAACAATTCTTGAAGGATACAAATTATCATATAATGCCTTGCCTTCTCTTAAAAATTCTGGAGAAAATATAATATTTTCTGTGCTAAATTTTTCTCGTGCTTCCTCGGTAAAACCTACTGGAACTGTTGATTTAATAATCATTAGCGCATATGGATTAATAGATAAGACTTCAGCGATGACAGATTCAACTGTTTTTGTATTAAAATAATTTTTTTCGGGATCATAATTAGTAGGGGTTGAAATGATTATATAATCGGCCTCTTGGAACGCTTTTCGATTATCGGTTGTTGCAGTTAAATTCAATTCTTTTGTGGTTAAGAATTCTTCAATCTCCGTATCTATGATTGGAGATTTCCTATCGTTAATTATATCTACTTTTTCTTGAATAATATCAAGAGCAATTACTTCATTATGTTGAGCTAACAAGACTGCATTAGATAAACCCACATATCCTGTTCCTACTATTGTTATTTTCATAGTTTACCTCATCCTCAGATTTTCATTAAAAGAATAAACAAAACTAAATGACAAATATATATCAATATTTAGCGTCTTTTCTTATTACGAAAAATAATACATGGTGATGACAGTGTATTTTTTTCATTATATAGGCGATTTTCATTAGTTTTTCTTTATCTCTAACGGTAAGTAACATTGAATAAATTAATCATAAATAGTGTTTTTTTATCGCATTAATAGTGAAAAACATTGTATTAAAAAAAGCGTGAAAAGTATTTATTTTTTCATATTTTCTTTGTATAGACCAAACCTGTTGTATGCTTTTTAGTTTATTTTTAGAAAGTGAATTGCTACTTTTTCTATATTGTACGAATGCTTCATTGATTCCATATGCTATAGTTCCGTTATTCATTAACTTTAACCAGGTAGCGTAGTCTTGGCCGGATCTTATTATCGGCATTTTAAAATCCCCTACGATGTTTCTATCAATAACAACCGAAGAAGTGGCAATCATTGTATTTTTCAATAGGAAATTATAATCTACTTTCTCCAGTACTCTTCTTTTATCTTTGATTAAAATATTTTCTTCATTAATCATTTCTATTGCTGTATAACAAATTCCAGCATTTTCTTTTGTCATAAGTTCTAACTGCTTGCTAATTTTTTCTGGATACCATATATCATCGCTGTCTAAGAAAGCAATATATCTTCCCTTTGCTATCTCAAGCGCTTTATTTCTTGCAACAGCTGCGCCAGAATTACTTTGAAGGCGCAAGTAAACAATATTGTCATTATTCTCCATATAATTTTCTATTATTTGTTTTGAATTATCAGCAGAAAAATCATCTACTAAGATTATCTCAATATGTTTATAATCTTGATTATTTACAGAGTCTAAGGATTTAATGATAAACTTTTCTGAGTTGTAAATCGGTATGACTACTGACACTAACTCATTGGTGAAATTTTTGGCCAATTCCCCCACACTCCTCTGACTACACTCAAATGTTTAAGAATTTAATATTAGTTTTGTATAATGAATATAATTCATACTTAAATTCTTATAAAACTTTAATAAATAGGGGTTAACCACTTAGAATATGCTTCAATTTCACCAGATACCACTTTTAGATAAATTTCTTTTATTGCTTCAGTAATACTACCTGGAAGCTCATTCCCTATACTTATTTTATCGACACTTAAAACTGGCGTAACCTCCATAGCTGATCCACATAAGAATGCTTCATCGCACATGTACAATTCTGTTCTATCAATGTCTCTTTCTACTACTTTGATATTCAGATCATTCCTAGCTAGCTCAATAATTGTAAATCTTGTTATACTCTCTAATATCGAGGCAGTAATTGGGGGAGTAATTAGTACACCGTCTCGAATAATAAATAAACATGATCCTGGTCCTTCTGCTACCTTTCCTTGATTGTTCATAAGTAGTGCAGAATCATAACCATTTTCAATTGCTTCCATTTGAGCCATTCTACTATTGATATAATTTGCTCCTACTTTCACTTTTGGAGATATATTTTTATCACTAATTCGTTCCCAAGAACTTATACAACATTTCAATCCTGTTTTTGAGGAATTTAGCATACGGCTCTTTGGAATAGGTGCGATAAACATATTTACTGGTCCCGTCGAATTCCATGATCCAAATCCGTCTATAAATACAGTCTGCCTTACCGCAATATCTTCTTTATACTCATTTGCTTTAATAACCTCTATTAAAGCTGATTCCAATTCTTCAATGGAATACTTGTCCTCCATTCGGAACATCTTCATAGAATTTTTCAATCTTCTATAATGTTCAGGTAAACGAAATGCATATAATTGCTGCATCTCTTCATTCCAATAACATCTAATACCTTCAAACACATTGGCACCAAATTGCGCTGTTGGAGATAAAACATTTACAGTAGCATCCTCAATATGCATTACTTTCCCACCGAGCCATAAAAATCTATTTTTATTGGTCATTTCGTTTCCCCCAAAGATATTCGACATCTTTTTCTAGTTGATTTTGAAAGTTATTAAACTGTTTTATGTTTGTTTCTTTCTAATGAACGAGCTTTTATTTCTACCGCTTCTTGAGCTTTTGATGCTATTTCCTCTTCAGGAACAGAAGCGCTTTCCTCATCTTTGATTTCGTATATGTTCTTCATCACAAAAATATTCTGTATAGTCAGAATAATTATCTTGATATCTATTAAAATACCATACTTCTTAAATAAATCGATATAACGATTGTCAAAATTAATTTTTTCATCCCATTCTAATTCGTTTCTTCCACTTACTTGAGCTAATCCTGTGATTCCAGGCAAAACATTAAATCTATTTTTATAATGCCCATTTAAATCTTCATAATTTCCAAGTTCATATGATACTGGAGGTCTGGGGCCGACTACCGACATATCTCCTTTTAACACATTGAATAGTTGAGGAAGTTCATCTAAGCTTGTGCGCCTCAAGAAATTGCCAACTTTGGTCACTCTAAAGTCATTATGATAATTAAATAAACCTGTGCCCATACTTTCAGCATTTTCAACCATCGTTCTAAATTTATACATAGTAAACAATGCACCCTTTTTAGATAACCTACCTTGTTTAAAGATTACAGATCCTTTTGTATCTAATTTTATAGCTATGGGTATTATTATAAAAAAAGGTAAGAGTACAATTATGCCTACAGATGAAATTACAATATCCATTAACCTCTTTAGTAAGAATTTCAAAACTATTCCTCCGTTAAAGTAGTTTAGAATTCATAAGTTCTAAAGACATCATCAAATGTTTCTCTGTGTTTAATTATCTCTATAGAATTGGTCTCTTCGTTATAATCTACTACAGCGAAATTAGGTAAAATAAAAGGAGGCTTTAACACTACCGAATAAGATCCAACATTCTCAAAAACCATATAATCTCCTACAGACATTTCACCAGTATACCCTCTATAAAGGTAGTCAGATTCTATACATGTGTAGCCGCCTAAATCTATGTCTTCATACATCCGTAATTTATCTTCATTTTCAACATTATGATATGCTTTTACAGGTGGATTTTTTTTATTAAGCGTCGGATTAATGTTATAGATACTCCCAGCTAATGTTGCCATTTTTTTGCCTCTTATATCTTTGATATTGATAACCTTTGCCGCAAATTTCATAGCATCTCCCACCAAAGCACTTCCGGGTTCAATAATTAATTTAGGCTGCTTAGAAAATTCCATGTCTTCGAAGAAATCCCTAAACTGGGTTGCTACGACCTCGGCATAATCTTCATAAGAAGGAATATCAAAGTCAAACTGCTCTTTTAATGATGGAGCCATCTTACCAAATAGCCCTCCACCCACGCTTATAAATTTAGGTGGCTCATTAAAGTACTTACTAATCAAGTTAAGCATTCTCTCAGGTCTACCTGTCCACGTTTCTATATATCTGGAGGCAAAGTGGCAATGTAACCCCGTTAGTTCAATATTATTGATGTCGTTAATTAAATTAATTACATCAACAAAATCTTCGGATTCAACATCAAAACCGAACCTGGATTTCACCCCATCATTAATGTCGAAGTTGCATCTAAGACCAACAGAAAGTAGATTCTCTGGATATTTAGAGGCTATAATTTTAATGATTTCCAGTTCATAATGAGAATCTACGTTTACTATTCCACCATCTAGCAATAATTTCTCAACAGCACTTGGATTCTTATACGGACCGTTATAATAAATATTTTGTGATTCTACCCCTATCTTCAAAGCAATTTGATACTCCATATCAGAAACCACTTCTGCAAAGCCACCATTTTCATTTACTATCTTACATAATTTGGGTATATAATTTGTTTTGTATGAATAAGCAATATAGGTATTAGAATAAATATCTCTAAAAGCTTTTTGTAACTCTTTATAATTTTGTTCAAATTTTTTCGAGTCCAGTAAATAAAATGAATCACCATGTATATCACTAATTTCTTTTAATCTTTCAAAATCAATAATCATATATTTCTATCCGCCTCCTCTTTGCATAAAGTTAAAAATTACTAGAAACTGGATTTATAATACTTGAAATTTTTTCATTAATAATATTTTTATTAATAATAAAATATGAATCCGACTGACCTTCAAGAGTCGTTTCAAAATTTCTAATCTCGTTAATTCCAGAGTGAAACAAATCGTTAACATGACCTAAATGATAATCAATGGTGCTATTGCAAAAGCTTCTAGAAAGTATAACCATACTTGATCCTAGACGATAATGTTCTGTTATTATATTTTCAGCTGGAAGAACTTTATGTCCAATCCTTGCAATGCCTCCGAACCCATAAATAATGCCTTTTCCTTTTATCTTATTGCATAGAAACTCTACAGTTCCGTTTGCTAAAAGTTCAAACATGAATTTCATACCATAGCCTAAATGGAGATCATTTAATCCGATGTGAATATAATCAATACCTTCAATATTTAAAATTGAATCAATATTTTCCACAGCTTCTACTGTTTCTAACAGCAGACAAGTCTTTACTCTACCATCAATATAGTCGATAAAAGTTTGAACCTCTTCAGGTGTTTTGAAGAATGGCAGCATTATTATATCGGCGCCTTCTTTTATGACTTTGTTAATCTCTTCTTCTGACTCTTCATATATTGGATTAACCCTAACCAATACTTCCGACTTGTTTAGAATTTGCTTAATTCTTTTTATGTCATGTATGTTATGCCGAGAAATAACTGAATTTAAATGTCCTTGTCTTTCTTCTTTCCCATTAACTTCAAGATCAATAAAAATCCATTCAACACCGTTATTTTCGGCTATTTTCGCTATTTTTTCTTCATTGGTAATGTACATTAACTTTAATGTCAATAGGAACCCTCCTTTCTCGTTACTCACAAAATAGAGACCACATAATTCTCATGATTAATTTAAGCATTTCCTCCTGAATTTTTTGTGAGCTTAAATTTTTGACTAATTAGAAGTAAAAGGCCGTATAGCTTTCAATCAACTTATTTTATAAGTCTGGTAATACATTGAGGTTAATTTTTAAAAATGTATTCCAGTTTAGTTCAATGCTCTTAATGCACACTTCACCTCTACGCCCCTATCACCCATATGTAGCATTGCAAAATAAATGTTTCCAAGCATTACATAATTCACCTTGCCTTTTTCTCTACGCATATTTTTTAACTTGAGCTCGTCCTTATTAACTTCTCAGGTTCAACTTCAGCATTCTTCCGATTAGCTAGCCCAATTAAAAATCTTTTGACTTCTTCACTATCCATTTCCGGAAACTTTTCTATCAGCAGCAGCAGTTCCAATTCAGCAGATGGATTTGCTTTTCCTATATAAATTTTCGGAAATATCGTCTCACTTTGGATTTCATCTTCATTCAACAGCTCTTCATACAGTTTCTCACCCGGACGCATTCCTATTTCTTTAATTGGAATATCTAATTCGGTATAACCGGACAATCGGATTAAATTGCGTGCCAAGTCGACAATTTTTACCGGTTCCCCCATATCAAGCACAAATACCTCCCCGCCTTCTGCCAATGTCCCTGCTTGAATTACAAGCCGAGAAGCTTCCGGTATCGTCATAAAATATCTTGTCATTCTGGAATCAGTAATCGTAATCGGTCCTCCAGCAGCAATCTGCTTTTTAAATAATGGAATAACACTTCCTCGTGATCCGAGCACATTACCAAACCTCACTGCTGCAAACTTCGTCTCGCTACGTTTTGCTAGATTCTGTACCAGCATTTCCGCAAAACGTTTAGTTGCTCCCATAACGTTTGGCGGGTTGACCGCTTTATCGGTAGAAACTAGTACGAAATTCTTTACGCCACTAACATGGGCTGCATCTGCAACGTTCTTTGTGCCAAAGATATTATTTTTGACTGCTTCCATTGGATTGTCTTCCATTAAAGGTACGTGCTTATGCGCCGCTGCGTGATAGACAACATCCGGTTTATAAGTTTCCATGATTGCAAAGATTCTCTCCCTGTCCTGAACATCTGCAATAATTGGGATAATTTCAATATTAGGTGTTATGTTATTCTGCAATTCCATGTCAATTGAGTAAATCGAATTTTCTCCATGACCGAGAAGCAAAAGTTTTTTTGGATAAAAGGACACTATCTGACGTGAAATTTCGGAACCTATTGAACCGCCTGCACCTGTAACTAAAATTGTCTTGCCAGTCAATTGATCGGCAATTATATCCATATCAAGCTGAACTTCATCACGTCCGAGAAGATCTTCGATTTTCACATCATGGATATCGGTTACAGACACTTTCCCAGTTAAGATGTCTTCTATCGCAGGGATAGTCTGTGTGTGGATGCCAGTATCAATGCAGTGCTTCATGAGATCTGTATTTTCCTGACGGCTCAAAGAAGGAGTTGCGACGATAATACGTTCAATTTCATTGTCTCTAACTATTTCTTTAATGGACTCAAATCCTGCATTTGCCACTCGAATACCATAGATTTCATATCCTTGTTTTTTTGTATCATTATCTATATAAAGTACTGGGATAAGGCCGTTTTCCGGATTGTCCAGCAATTGCTTCGCAACCATTCTGCCTGCCTGTCCTGCACCGATAATAATTGCCGGTTTTAAATCAAGCGATTTTATATGTGGTGTAGAATTAAGAAAGATGCGCCAAGACAACCGTGATCCACCAATTAACAGAAGATGCAGCATCCATGTGATGCTGAGTGTACGCAGCAGTGCATCACCAAGTAAGAGATATTGTACTAGTCCGACAGCTACAATTGAGAAGCTTACCGCCTTGAGTATCAGTAGTAATTCAAAAATCGTTGCAAACTCCCATACTTTCCTATACAAACCGAAATGAGTAGCAAATGCGTGATGCGCAATAAAGATTGTTAACGCGCTGGCAATCAAGAAATTGTTCTCTAAAGGATTGGACACGGGATGAATTACGAAGTATCCGATAAAAATAGAAAAGAATACAATTAGAGAATCTACTAATGCAAGTATGGAAGTTCTGCTTTTTAAAGTCATATCATCATTCCTTTCTATGCGAAATGATATTTTTCTGAAGAAACCAAAATATATAATAAATTAAGCTAATGGTAACACCCCTTTTTTACCATGTCACTAAAAAGTTATCTAAAAATTCTCTAAATTTAAACAATTGTACCTAAGGCACGACATTATTCTAAAATTTAGGAGTTCTAAACTGAATAAATACTACTATCTTTAGAAATAATACTTTCAGCTGTAAAATCATTTGTAATTTTTCTACAAAATTTTATATTTATGCAGAAATAGTCCTGCCTATCTTTTCAATTAATAGTAAGTATCTCTTAGATGAGATTTTCCAAAAAAAAATGCCTTTCTGAATTGTTATCAGAAAGGCATTTTCTTTTTTCTAATGATTTTCATTGTGTATTTAGGCTTTTCGTAGAACTACATATAAAATAAATTTCTT is from Planococcus liqunii and encodes:
- a CDS encoding nucleoside-diphosphate sugar epimerase/dehydratase; this encodes MTLKSRTSILALVDSLIVFFSIFIGYFVIHPVSNPLENNFLIASALTIFIAHHAFATHFGLYRKVWEFATIFELLLILKAVSFSIVAVGLVQYLLLGDALLRTLSITWMLHLLLIGGSRLSWRIFLNSTPHIKSLDLKPAIIIGAGQAGRMVAKQLLDNPENGLIPVLYIDNDTKKQGYEIYGIRVANAGFESIKEIVRDNEIERIIVATPSLSRQENTDLMKHCIDTGIHTQTIPAIEDILTGKVSVTDIHDVKIEDLLGRDEVQLDMDIIADQLTGKTILVTGAGGSIGSEISRQIVSFYPKKLLLLGHGENSIYSIDMELQNNITPNIEIIPIIADVQDRERIFAIMETYKPDVVYHAAAHKHVPLMEDNPMEAVKNNIFGTKNVADAAHVSGVKNFVLVSTDKAVNPPNVMGATKRFAEMLVQNLAKRSETKFAAVRFGNVLGSRGSVIPLFKKQIAAGGPITITDSRMTRYFMTIPEASRLVIQAGTLAEGGEVFVLDMGEPVKIVDLARNLIRLSGYTELDIPIKEIGMRPGEKLYEELLNEDEIQSETIFPKIYIGKANPSAELELLLLIEKFPEMDSEEVKRFLIGLANRKNAEVEPEKLIRTSSS